ATTGCTGAGGGCTCCCTTTCATATGGTAATGTTATAGCCGAAGGAAATAAAGAGTATTATTTTTTACTTAGAGATGATGTATATTTCGCAGCCGTGGATAAAAACAAAAATGTCGTTAACACCGGTGAAAGGGTAGGGGTTGATGATGTAATATTTTCTTTAAATAATGCAAGAGACAAAAATAGTGCACCGGATCATAGGACTTTTACCTTGCATGGAAGTATGGAAAGTATAGAAGCTATAACGGATTTAAATATACTGAAGACCGGTAAAAAGTCGGGAACCAGTACATCCATATTGAGTGCTTTGCAAGAGTCTGCTCCAACATCAATAAAAACTCTGACAGCCGATAAAACTAAAGCAAATACTAAAGACGGTGTATATCAAGTAATAAGAATAATTACTAAAAGACCATTTCCGCAAGTGTTAAATTTTTTAGCTCATCAATCAGCCGGAATTACATCAGTTAAACAAGTTACAAAGGTTAATAAAGATTTAAATGTTAAGACTTATGATCCCAAGAAAGATGTAATTTATGGTGATCAATCAACAGTAACGGAAGGAAGTACATATAATAATACTTTATGGTGTTCCGGTCCATATATTCTGGTTAAAAAGAACGAATATGATATAATTTTTATGAAAAACCCCGGATATATGGTTGGTTCTAAGCATGAGCCAAGAATAAAACAGATAACCTATAAGGTTATTGCTGATAATGCCTCTGCAGTAGGAGCTTTTAGATCTGGAGAAGTTGATTTTGTTCCTGCAGTTGATGATGATAAGGTTGAGATTCTTGAAGGTGATGCAAAAGTATTGGTTTCTAAACGAAGTTCAAATTCTGTTATTTATGCAGGATTTAATTTAAAGGATGGTAGTAAGTTTAAAAATCAAAAACTTAGACAAGCTGTACTTAATGCCGTAGAACAAGAAGGTTTTATAGCCGTTTACTCGGGACTTAAGCAAAAAGCATATTCTACATTGTCCACATTGATTGATACGGGCAATGAATTAAATGTTGATTTAGAAAAGAGTAGAAAATTATTATTAGAATATCAAAATGAAAAATGATGTATAATTAAGAATACTCTTTACATCTTCCAAAGGGCTTGTAGTCCTTTGGAAGATCCGGTTTGTTAGAAACGGTTTTTTCAGCATTGACATGTCCGAGACTTTAAAGTATTATTATAAAGAAAAAGAAACTTATATAAAGGAGTTTTTATGAATAAAGTCAAGCTAATCGGTATTGTAAAAGCTGCCGTGATAACAGCTCTTTTGGTTATTTGTATCGGCTGCCGATCCTTGCCCGGGTCGGACGAAGTCATTAAAGGAAACGGAAAGATGGAAACTAAATCATTCCCTGAAAGCGATTTTAATGCTGTTTGCATCAAGGGTGGTTGGACTGCCGATATAAGGTATAGCGAAACCTTTTCCATTCAAATTGAAACGGATGAAAATATTTTCCCCTATTTGGATATATCTCTTACAGGTACCACTCTTAACATCGGTTTTAAGTCTGGATACAGATACGGCATATCACCGACTCGCCGTAAAGTCTTTATTACAATGCCTTCTTTAATAAAGTTGCAGACGTTCGGTTCACTTACCAGTACCATTTCATCATTCAATATGCCTAAAGATTCAATGTCGATAGATATATCAGGCAGCGGTAATATTACCGCACGCGATATTAT
The DNA window shown above is from Treponema denticola and carries:
- a CDS encoding head GIN domain-containing protein, with translation MNKVKLIGIVKAAVITALLVICIGCRSLPGSDEVIKGNGKMETKSFPESDFNAVCIKGGWTADIRYSETFSIQIETDENIFPYLDISLTGTTLNIGFKSGYRYGISPTRRKVFITMPSLIKLQTFGSLTSTISSFNMPKDSMSIDISGSGNITARDIMVNTLKVDVSGSGDFSATGKAENMIADISGSGDIKTTDFETEKADISISGSGSAKVWVTRHLKADIRGSGSVRYKGNPAIEIKSSGSGRISSL
- a CDS encoding ABC transporter substrate-binding protein, whose translation is MKRRLFGCVLAIALLAGCGSKTRENSAAGGDGKAVAGNKTETIRILSQSSYQSKASNVLRDQLTKAGFNVELNTQPDYSSYLVPLKAGDYDLAITGWTTVTGNPDYAVRSLFMTGGDYNNLPVSDAKVDQLIDKAAAETPEQYVETYRELENYLVSEKAYIVPLYSNLRILAYNKELIKNNVRHSKSRSLVWEEFEYNDSSLNEKRPLILTQNTANLTSLWPIKGNDGSINQLNTNMYVRLVNLTDEDDIIAEGSLSYGNVIAEGNKEYYFLLRDDVYFAAVDKNKNVVNTGERVGVDDVIFSLNNARDKNSAPDHRTFTLHGSMESIEAITDLNILKTGKKSGTSTSILSALQESAPTSIKTLTADKTKANTKDGVYQVIRIITKRPFPQVLNFLAHQSAGITSVKQVTKVNKDLNVKTYDPKKDVIYGDQSTVTEGSTYNNTLWCSGPYILVKKNEYDIIFMKNPGYMVGSKHEPRIKQITYKVIADNASAVGAFRSGEVDFVPAVDDDKVEILEGDAKVLVSKRSSNSVIYAGFNLKDGSKFKNQKLRQAVLNAVEQEGFIAVYSGLKQKAYSTLSTLIDTGNELNVDLEKSRKLLLEYQNEK